A region of Anolis carolinensis isolate JA03-04 unplaced genomic scaffold, rAnoCar3.1.pri scaffold_7, whole genome shotgun sequence DNA encodes the following proteins:
- the qrfp gene encoding orexigenic neuropeptide QRFP, whose amino-acid sequence MNVSCPIFCLLLLSIGTCLPPDDGHHDLGRAAREPGLFGFGGSPQGDRLPRQDLVQEMQKCGKGQDGMRSRREKADDNEAASENGEKRAGGLEGLAEELHGYSRRKGGFSFRFGRRGRRTGVWGGRETPFYPWG is encoded by the coding sequence ATGAATGTCTCCTGCCCCATTTTCTGCCTCCTCCTGCTCAGCATCGGGACCTGCCTGCCTCCGGACGATGGCCACCACGACTTGGGACGCGCTGCAAGAGAACCGGGGCTTTTTGGTTTCGGGGGGTCACCACAGGGGGACCGACTGCCCCGACAAGACTTGGTCCAAGAGATGCAGAAATGTGGCAAGGGTCAAGACGGCATGCGGTCCAGAAGGGAGAAAGCGGATGACAACGAAGCCGCCAGTGAAAACGGGGAGAAGCGGGCCGGTGGTCTTGAGGGTCTGGCGGAGGAGCTGCACGGATACAGCCGGAGGAAGGGGGGCTTCAGCTTCCGCTTTGGGAGGAGGGGGAGACGGACCGGTGTCTGGGGGGGCCGGGAGACCCCCTTCTATCCATGGGGCTAA